Genomic segment of Corynebacterium appendicis CIP 107643:
GTCGTGGAGTCGAGCTCCGGAAACCTAGGCGTGGCTCTGGCCCGGGAGGCGGCCGTCGGCGGCTGGGAGTTCCACTGCGTCGTCGACCCGCGCACCAACCAGGCCACGCTAGCCCACATGCGCGCCCTCGGCGCGCACATCCACCCGGTCGAGGAGCCCGACCCTGAGACGGGGGACTGGCTCACCGCGCGACGCGCGTTGGTGGGGCGCCTCGTCGACGAGCTCGGCGGCCTCAACCTCGACCAGTACTCCAATCGCGCGGCCTTCCGCGCCCACAGCGAGGGGACGATGCGCGAGATCGTCGAGCAGCTCGGCCACGCCCCCGACATCCTCGTCGTCGCCGTGAGCACCACCGGCACCATCGGCGGGTGCGCCCGCCACATCCGCAACAGCGGTCTGCCCACCCGGGCCGTCGCAGTCGACGCCGACGGCTCCGTCCTCTTCGGTGGCGCCCGGGGCGAGCGCATCCTCCCCGGCTACGGGGCGGGCGTCGTCACCGAGCTGTCGCGCGAGACCGTGCCCGACGAGGTGATCCGGGTCAGCGCGCGCGACGCGGTGGCGGCGGCACGGCGCTGCGCCCGGGCGACGGGCTTCCTGCCCGGCGCCTCGGGCGGGGCGGTGTGCGTGGGCGTCGAGAAGCTCGCGCGCGAGAACGAGGGGGCGGAGATGGTGGCGGTCTTTCACGACGACGGCCGCGCGTACCTGGATACGATCTACAACGACGAATGGGTGGAAAGGAACGTGAACTGATGAGGGTAGCGATCATCGGGGCCGGCCCGCGCGGGCTCTGGGCCGCGGAGGAGCTCATGGCCAGGGCGCGCGAGCGCGGCGCGGCGATCGAGCTAGACGTCTACAACGACGGCCCCGTCAGCGGTGCGAGCGGCCCCGGAGCCTACCAGCCCGGCCTGCCCGCCCAGTGGCTGCTCAACGTCCCCTCCGCGGTCGTGGAGACGCACCTCGGGACGTTCAACGACTGGCGCGGGGCGGGCGACGCCTTCCCGCCGCGCCGCGAGGTCGGCCGCTTCCTCGCCGCCTCTTGGGCAGCGCTCGCAGCGCACGTGCCGCTCTCGTGCTCGCTGAGGTTCGTGGATGCGCGGGTCCGCGAGGTCGCACCCGTCGGGGAGAGGGTCGAGGTCGAGGGCACGCTTTACGACGAAGCGCTGCTCACCACCGGCCACGCCCACGACTGGCCCGGCGCCCTGACCCACGGCGGGGTCGAGGGCGTGGACAAGGTGCTCAGCGCCTTTGCTCCCGGCGACCTAGACGCGGTGACCGAGGCGGATACCGCGATAGTCAGGGGTGCTGCCTTGACCTTCATCGACGTCGTGCGCCACGCCAGGGCCGGGGTGTTCTACCCGCTGACCCGGGGCGGGCGCTTCATGGACGTCAAGGCCTACCTGCCCGACGACGCCGCGGCGCAGCTCGGCCCGGCGCTGGCGCTCGCGCGGGAGCGGATTCGCACCGCGGAGGGTCTCGAGGACGCGTACGATGCCCTCGTCGAGCTCTCCGGAGAGGTCCTCGCCGCGGGCGGGGCCGGCCCAGACGAGGGCGGTGTTCGCGCGGTGCTGGACGGCAAGGACGGCGCGGACCCCGTCGAGGATCTGCGCGCCTCCCTCCGGGTCGCACTCGGCGAGTGCGCCTGGACGCCCGCGGCGGCGGTGGGCTACGCCTTCCGCGCCGCCTACGACGCGGTGATCGAGCGCTCCTCCTTCGGCGGCCGCGACTCCCTCGGCGGCGAGCGCTTCGGCAGGCTCACCCGCACCCTCGAGCGCGTCGCCTTCGGCCCGCCGGCCGCCACGGCGGGGGAGGTGCTCGCCCTCATCGACTCAGGGCGCATCCGCACGGACCTACTCGGGCGCGGGGACGAGGACTTGTCACATCTCGCACGGGAGGTCGGCGCCACCGCCGTCGTCGACGCCGTCAACGCCCCGCCCGGCCTTGTCGAGGGCACCCTCGAGGCGGAGCTGGTGCGCCGCGGCATCGGCCGGGAGCACCCGGAGACCGGCTCGCTCAGGGTCGAACTTGACGGCACCCTCGCGGGCCAGCGCCACATCGCCGCCGCGGGCAGAGTGAGCGAGGGGTGGATCCTCGGGCACGACACGCTGCGCCGCGGCGAGCACGAGGTCATCCCCGCGTGGGCGCGTCGCGTAACACGTGCCGCGCTCGCCGACCCGGAGCGGGTCCACGGCCTGCCGCCACTGGAGGCCCGCCTGGAGCCCTGGGCCCGGGAGCTCGTGGGCAATGGGGAGGCCGCCCAGGGGCTCCTCGACGCCTACTCCAGCCCCGTCAACGTCCTCGACGCCGCGCCCATGCTGCGCAACGTCGACGAGCTCGTCGACGCCGCGGCGGGCGAGGGCGTGGAGCTCAGGGTCTTCTACGCCCGAAAGGCCAACAAGGCGCTGACCTTCGTGGACACCGTCCGCGACGCCGGCCACGGTGTCGACGTCGCCAGCGAGAACGAGCTGCGCCAGGTGCTCGCCCGCGGTGTGCCCGGCGAGCGCATCATCCTCTCGGCGGCGGTGAAGACCGACGCGCTGCTGCGGCTCGCCGTCGACAGCGGCGTGGTCATCTCCGCCGACAGCCGGGACGAGTACGACCGCATCGCCGCGCTGGCGGCCGGCGCGCCCGCGCTCGTGGCGCCGCGCCTGGCCCCGGACCCGGAGACGATGCCGCCGACCCGCTTCGGCGAGCGCTTCGCCGCGTGGGCCGAGCACCTCGACCAGCCGGTGAACAACGTCCGCGTGGTCGGCGTCCACGTCCACCTGCACGGCTACGCGGCCGCGGACCGGCGCGCTGCGCTGGCCGAGGCGATCGCCCTGACCGACGCGCTGCGCCACGCGGGGCATGCGCCGGAGTTCATTGACCTCGGCGGCGGGGTGCCGATGAGCTACTTGGTCAGTGAGGAGCAGTGGCGCGCCTGGGTCGAGGCCATCGCCACGCAGCGCGAGGGCTACGGCGAGCCGTTCACCTGGAAAGCGGACCCGCTGCGAATCACCTACCCCTACTGGCAGCACCCGACGCGAGGGAAGTGGCTGCGCGAGGTCCTCGCCGACGGTCCCGGTGACGCACTCACCTCCCGCGGCCTGCGGCTCCACCTCGAGCCGGGGCGCTCGCTTCTCGACGGCTGCGGGCTCATCCTGGCGCAGGTCGCCTTCGTCAAGGAGCGCAGCGACGGGGTGCCGCTCGTTGGCCTGCACATGAACCGCACGCAGTGCCGCACCACCTCCGACGACTACCTCGTTGACCCGCTGCTCATCCAGCGCAGCGCGCCCTCGGCGGAGCTGGAGGCCTTCCTCGTCGGCGCCTACTGCATCGAGGACGAGCTCATCCTGCGCCGCAAGGTGCGCTTCCCCCGCGGCGTGGCGGCGGGGGACATCATCGCGATCCCGAACACGGCGGGCTACTTCATGCACATCCTGGAGTCCGCCTCGCACCAGATCCCCCTGGCCAAGAACGTGGTGTGGCCGGGCGGCGAGCTCGACGCAATCGATCGGCCGGTCTAGAGCGCCGAGCTCAACGCAGCGGCGGCCTCACCGAGCTGCGCGCCCCACTTCTCGGCCGGGCTCGGGCTGAGACGCTCGACGGGCCCGGAGATGGACAGCACCGCCACCACCGCGCCGTCGGTGTCCGTGATGGGGGCCGAGACGCTGGCCAGGCCGACCTCGCGCTCGTCGACGGACTCGGCGAGGCCGCTCTCGCGGACCGCCTCGAGCTCTCCGGCGGGGAAGGGGAGGGCGTCGATAAGCCCGAATGCGGCGTAGACGCGCGCGGCCGAACCGGCGGAGAGGGAGAGCTGCGAGCCGACGGGCACCGTGTGCGTCAGGCCGCTGGCCGGTTCCTCGGCCGCGATGCATGTGCGGGTGTTGCCGGTGAGCTGGTAGAGCTGCACGGACTCGCCCGTCGCCGTGACGAGACCGCGCATGATCGGCTCGGCGGCGGAGAGCAGCTGCGGCGGAGTCTGGGTGGCGTAGCTGGCCAGGGCCGTGCCCACGGTCCACTCACCGGCGGGGGTGCGGGAGAGGATGTGGTGAGTCTCGAGCGCTGTGGCGATGCGGTGGGTGGTCGCCCGGGGCAGGCCGGTGTCGGCGCTGAGCGCCGCGAGGGTCTTGTCGCCGGCCGCGACGGCGCGCACGATCGCAATTGCGCGATCGAGGACTTTAATCCCGGAATCTCCGCTATACTGTCTCACGAAATGGATTCTAACATCCCGCATTATGGGAATGTGCGGGGAACCGTGAGGAGGAACGCGATGGCTGACAAGCCCCTGACGCTAGCTGAGAAGGTCTGGCGCGACCACGTGGTCACGCCCGGTGAGAATGGCAACCCCGATCTCATCTACATCGACTTCCAGCTCCTCCACGAGGTCACCTCCCCGCAGGCCTTCGACGGGCTGCGCATGTCCGGGCGCACCATCCGCCACCCCGAGCTGCACCTGGCCACTGAGGACCATAACGTGCCCACTATCGGCATCTCCTCCGGCAACCTCCTGGAAATCGCGGAGCCGACCTCGCGCACCCAGGTGGAGACGCTGCGCAAGAACTGCGCGGAGTTCGGGGTGAAGCTGCACTCCATGGGCGACGTCAAGCAGGGCATCGTCCACACCGTCGGGCCCCAGCTGGGCATCACCCAGCCCGGCATGACCATTGTCTGCGGCGACTCCCACACCTCCACCCACGGTGCGTTCGGGTCCATCGGCATGGGCATCGGCACCTCCGAGGTGGAGCACGTCATGGCTACCCAGACGCTGCCGCTGAAGCCGTTCAAGACTATGGCTGTGGAGGTCTCGGGCGAATTGCAGCCGGGTGTCACGGCCAAGGACTTGATCTTGGCCATCATCGCCAAGATCGGCACCAACGGCGGTGCCGGCCACATCATCGAGTACCGCGGTGAGGCCATTGAGAAACTGTCCATGGAAGCCCGCATGACCATCTGCAACATGTCCATTGAGGGCGGCGCACGCGCCGGCATGGTCGCGCCGGACGAGAAGACCTTCGAGTACGTCAAGGGCCGCGAGTTCGCGCCGAAGGGCAAGGACTGGGATGACGCTGTCGCCTACTGGAAGACGCTGCCCACTGACGAAGGAGCGGAATTCGACACCGTCGTGGAGATCGACGGCTCCGCCCTCACCCCGTTTGTCACCTGGGGCACCAACCCGGGGCAGGGCCTGCCGCTGGCGGAGTCCGTTCCGGACCCAGAGTCTTTCGGCGACGACACCTTGAAGGCTGCCGCCGAGAAGGCGCTGAAGTACATGGACCTCGAGCCGGGCACTCCGCTGCGCGACATCAAGATCGACACGGTCTTCCTGGGCTCGTGCACCAACGCCCGCATCGAGGATCTGCGCGCTGCAGCTGGGGTGATCAAGGGTAAGAGGATCCACCCGGAGACCCGCATGATGGTCGTGCCGTCCTCCGCCATGGTGAAGCAGCAGGCTGAGGAGGAGGGGCTGGACCAGATCTTCCGCGATTTCGGCGCGGACTGGCGCACCGCCGGCTGCTCCATGTGCCTGGGCATGAACCCGGACCAGTTGAAGCCGGGGGAGCGCTCCGCATCCACGTCGAACCGTAACTTCGAGGGCCGTCAGGGCCCGGGCGGACGCACTCACCTTGTCTCACCGCTCGTTGCCGCCGCCACGGCGATCACCGGCCACTTGTCCAGCCCCGCGGACCTCTAAGCACGTAAAGGAAGGGCTTGAAATCATGGAGAAATTCACCACGCACACCGGTGTCGGCGTGCCGCTGACCCGCTCCAATGTGGATACTGACCAGATCATTCCCGCCGTCTACCTCAAGCGTGTCTCCCGCATGGGATTCGAAGACGGTCTGTTTTCCAACTGGCGCAACAATGAGCCGGACTTCGTCCTCAACCAAGAGGCGTACAAGAACGGTTCCGTGCTCTTCGCCGGCCCCGACTTCGGCACCGGCTCCTCCCGTGAGCACGCCGTGTGGGCGCTGATGGACTACGGCTTCAAGGCTGTGTTCAGCCCGCGCTTCGCCGATATCTTCCGCGGCAACACCTCCAAGGCAGGGTTGCTCGCCGGGCAAATGTCGGAGGCGGATATCCAGTTGATCTGGAAACAGCTCGAGCAGGAGCCCGGTCTCGAGGTCACTGTCTCACTCGAGGACCGCACTGTAACCGTCGGGGAGAACACCTACGCGTTCGAGATCGACGACTACATCCGCTGGCGCCTCATGGAGGGTCTGGACGACATCGGCCTGACCCTGCGCGACGAAAAGGCCATCGAGCGCTTTGAGGGTGCTCGTCCCGCGTTCAAGCCGGCGATCTCGTAAGCGGCCGATCTTACCGCCCGATCTGAAATGCCCCGGGAGTGCCCCCGGGGCACTTAACGCGCCGGCAGGGCTGACGGTAGGTAGTCAGCCCCGGTGAGACGGCCGTCATTGAAGGAGAGCACCCACACGGAGCCCTTCTTGGACTTGATCTCCCCGTCAATAGGCAGTCGGCCCGTGGCAGACAGCCACGCGAGCATGTGGGGGATCACGTCGCCCTGGGCGCAGACGACGCTCACGCCGCCCTGGTTCACGACGTCCATGAGCGCCTTCTGGGCGCCGACCATGTCTTCCAGCCACGCGTCGTCGCCGAAGCGCCGGTCAACCTCGACGGGGAGATTCAACTCGTCGGCAAGCGGTGCAACGGTGGACTGGCAGCGGTCCGGAACAGCCGAGTAAATGCGGTCGGGGTGGAACGGCGCGAGCATGGGCACGAGCATCTCCGACTGGCGGCGGCCCTTCTTGTCCAGCGGGCGCAGGTTGTCGTCGCCCGACCACTTCTCGCGGTCGTGGGCGCGGGCGTGCCGCACGTAGAGGATGCGCGCCGTGGCGGGCACGCCGAAGCGTTTCTCCGCCTTCGCCAGCACCTGGCGGTCTAGGTCGTAGGACATGAGGTCCTTGGCTTCCTTAATGGACAGCCAACGGATCTCGTCGACTTCGCCGTTGGCCTCGAATTCGCCGCCGGTGACCTCACCCGTCCAGTAGTAGACGACCTTGGTGCTGCCTTTGATCGGGTAGATGGTCTTGCCCAGCAGCTTGCCCAGGCGTATGTCGTAGCCGGTCTCTTCCTTGATTTCGCGGACAGCGGTGGTCACGAGGGATTCTCCCGGGTCGACCTTGCCCTTGGCGAGCGACCAGTCGTCGTAATGTGGGCGGTGAATGCACGCGACCTCGATAGAGCTGGGATCGCTGGGGTCTCCGCGCCACAGGACTGCGCCCGCGGCCAGCGTGGTGTGCTTGAATTCATCGGCCGGTTTCGACGGAATTTCCTGGTGGCGGCCGGTGAGGAACATTTCGCCCTCGAGGTCTTTGTCCTCTTCGTGCATCTTCGACTTCTTGCCCATAGTGAACATTGTCCCGTATCTGGGGCGGGCGCGCATAACCCTGAATTTACTTAGGCGGTGCTCTACACTGACACGGGCACAAAACCGCCCGGCCCCGTGCGGTGCGGGGGCTCGTGGCGGGGTCGTCGAAAAGCTGAACAAGAAAGGTGGCGCGCGCATGGTCAAGGTCGCGGTCCTCGGCGCTGGTTCGTGGGGCACGTCGCTGGCGAAAGTCTTTGCCGACGCCGGCAATTCCGTCAGCCTGTGGGCGCGCCGCACGGAGCTCGCGAACGCCATCCAGACCACGCGGATCAACGCGGACTACCTCGACGGAATCACGCTGCCGGAGGCGATCGAGGCGACCGACGACGCCGCGGCGGCGATCGAGAATGCGCAGATCGTCGTGCCCGCCGTGCCCAGCCAGACAATGCGGGAGAACCTCGCTTCCTGGGCGCCGCACATTCCCAGCGAATCGACTGTGGTGTCCATCTCCAAGGGCATCGAGGCGGGCACGTACAAGCGCATGAGCGAGGTGATCGCCGAAGTCACCGGCATCGACGAATCCCGCATTGCCGTGCTGACCGGCCCGAATTTGGCCCGCGAGGTCGCCGACGAGCAGCCCGCCGCCACAGTCATCGCGTGCTCCGACCTGAACCGGGCGAAGCTCGTGCAAGCTGCATGCGCCACCTCTTATGTTCGGCCGTACACCAATGTCGACGTCGTCGGCTGCGAGATCGGCGGCGCCTGCAAGAACGTCATTGCTCTCGCTTGCGGCATGGCGGCCGGCAAGGAGATGGGGGAGAACACCCAGGCCACGTTGATCACCCGAGGCCTGGCGGAGATCACACGCTTGGGCATGCAGCTCGGCGCGGACCAGCGCACCTTCGCCGGCCTGGCGGGCCTGGGCGACCTAGTGGCCACGTGCGGTTCAAAGCTGTCGCGCAACCGCACCTTCGGCGAGCGCCTCGGGCGCGGTATGACGCTGGATGAGGCCCGCAAGGCCACGAACGGCCAGGTGGCGGAAGGCGTGACCAGCTCGCAGAGCATCTACGAGCTCGCCCTCGACAGCGGTGTGGACATGCCGCTGACCGAGGCGGTGTTCTCCGTGTGCCACAAGGATCTGCGCGTCGACGACATGATCGCCGCGCTGATGGGGCGCTCCAAGAAATCCGAATAA
This window contains:
- a CDS encoding pyridoxal-phosphate dependent enzyme → MLFESSPGLLAAVGGTPLVSLPELGGGNARVWAKLESFNPGGSAKDRTARALVADARERGVLGPGSVVVESSSGNLGVALAREAAVGGWEFHCVVDPRTNQATLAHMRALGAHIHPVEEPDPETGDWLTARRALVGRLVDELGGLNLDQYSNRAAFRAHSEGTMREIVEQLGHAPDILVVAVSTTGTIGGCARHIRNSGLPTRAVAVDADGSVLFGGARGERILPGYGAGVVTELSRETVPDEVIRVSARDAVAAARRCARATGFLPGASGGAVCVGVEKLARENEGAEMVAVFHDDGRAYLDTIYNDEWVERNVN
- a CDS encoding FAD/NAD(P)-binding protein; the encoded protein is MRVAIIGAGPRGLWAAEELMARARERGAAIELDVYNDGPVSGASGPGAYQPGLPAQWLLNVPSAVVETHLGTFNDWRGAGDAFPPRREVGRFLAASWAALAAHVPLSCSLRFVDARVREVAPVGERVEVEGTLYDEALLTTGHAHDWPGALTHGGVEGVDKVLSAFAPGDLDAVTEADTAIVRGAALTFIDVVRHARAGVFYPLTRGGRFMDVKAYLPDDAAAQLGPALALARERIRTAEGLEDAYDALVELSGEVLAAGGAGPDEGGVRAVLDGKDGADPVEDLRASLRVALGECAWTPAAAVGYAFRAAYDAVIERSSFGGRDSLGGERFGRLTRTLERVAFGPPAATAGEVLALIDSGRIRTDLLGRGDEDLSHLAREVGATAVVDAVNAPPGLVEGTLEAELVRRGIGREHPETGSLRVELDGTLAGQRHIAAAGRVSEGWILGHDTLRRGEHEVIPAWARRVTRAALADPERVHGLPPLEARLEPWARELVGNGEAAQGLLDAYSSPVNVLDAAPMLRNVDELVDAAAGEGVELRVFYARKANKALTFVDTVRDAGHGVDVASENELRQVLARGVPGERIILSAAVKTDALLRLAVDSGVVISADSRDEYDRIAALAAGAPALVAPRLAPDPETMPPTRFGERFAAWAEHLDQPVNNVRVVGVHVHLHGYAAADRRAALAEAIALTDALRHAGHAPEFIDLGGGVPMSYLVSEEQWRAWVEAIATQREGYGEPFTWKADPLRITYPYWQHPTRGKWLREVLADGPGDALTSRGLRLHLEPGRSLLDGCGLILAQVAFVKERSDGVPLVGLHMNRTQCRTTSDDYLVDPLLIQRSAPSAELEAFLVGAYCIEDELILRRKVRFPRGVAAGDIIAIPNTAGYFMHILESASHQIPLAKNVVWPGGELDAIDRPV
- a CDS encoding IclR family transcriptional regulator, with product MRDVRIHFVRQYSGDSGIKVLDRAIAIVRAVAAGDKTLAALSADTGLPRATTHRIATALETHHILSRTPAGEWTVGTALASYATQTPPQLLSAAEPIMRGLVTATGESVQLYQLTGNTRTCIAAEEPASGLTHTVPVGSQLSLSAGSAARVYAAFGLIDALPFPAGELEAVRESGLAESVDEREVGLASVSAPITDTDGAVVAVLSISGPVERLSPSPAEKWGAQLGEAAAALSSAL
- the leuC gene encoding 3-isopropylmalate dehydratase large subunit produces the protein MADKPLTLAEKVWRDHVVTPGENGNPDLIYIDFQLLHEVTSPQAFDGLRMSGRTIRHPELHLATEDHNVPTIGISSGNLLEIAEPTSRTQVETLRKNCAEFGVKLHSMGDVKQGIVHTVGPQLGITQPGMTIVCGDSHTSTHGAFGSIGMGIGTSEVEHVMATQTLPLKPFKTMAVEVSGELQPGVTAKDLILAIIAKIGTNGGAGHIIEYRGEAIEKLSMEARMTICNMSIEGGARAGMVAPDEKTFEYVKGREFAPKGKDWDDAVAYWKTLPTDEGAEFDTVVEIDGSALTPFVTWGTNPGQGLPLAESVPDPESFGDDTLKAAAEKALKYMDLEPGTPLRDIKIDTVFLGSCTNARIEDLRAAAGVIKGKRIHPETRMMVVPSSAMVKQQAEEEGLDQIFRDFGADWRTAGCSMCLGMNPDQLKPGERSASTSNRNFEGRQGPGGRTHLVSPLVAAATAITGHLSSPADL
- the leuD gene encoding 3-isopropylmalate dehydratase small subunit; the protein is MEKFTTHTGVGVPLTRSNVDTDQIIPAVYLKRVSRMGFEDGLFSNWRNNEPDFVLNQEAYKNGSVLFAGPDFGTGSSREHAVWALMDYGFKAVFSPRFADIFRGNTSKAGLLAGQMSEADIQLIWKQLEQEPGLEVTVSLEDRTVTVGENTYAFEIDDYIRWRLMEGLDDIGLTLRDEKAIERFEGARPAFKPAIS
- a CDS encoding NUDIX hydrolase encodes the protein MGKKSKMHEEDKDLEGEMFLTGRHQEIPSKPADEFKHTTLAAGAVLWRGDPSDPSSIEVACIHRPHYDDWSLAKGKVDPGESLVTTAVREIKEETGYDIRLGKLLGKTIYPIKGSTKVVYYWTGEVTGGEFEANGEVDEIRWLSIKEAKDLMSYDLDRQVLAKAEKRFGVPATARILYVRHARAHDREKWSGDDNLRPLDKKGRRQSEMLVPMLAPFHPDRIYSAVPDRCQSTVAPLADELNLPVEVDRRFGDDAWLEDMVGAQKALMDVVNQGGVSVVCAQGDVIPHMLAWLSATGRLPIDGEIKSKKGSVWVLSFNDGRLTGADYLPSALPAR
- a CDS encoding NAD(P)H-dependent glycerol-3-phosphate dehydrogenase, whose translation is MVKVAVLGAGSWGTSLAKVFADAGNSVSLWARRTELANAIQTTRINADYLDGITLPEAIEATDDAAAAIENAQIVVPAVPSQTMRENLASWAPHIPSESTVVSISKGIEAGTYKRMSEVIAEVTGIDESRIAVLTGPNLAREVADEQPAATVIACSDLNRAKLVQAACATSYVRPYTNVDVVGCEIGGACKNVIALACGMAAGKEMGENTQATLITRGLAEITRLGMQLGADQRTFAGLAGLGDLVATCGSKLSRNRTFGERLGRGMTLDEARKATNGQVAEGVTSSQSIYELALDSGVDMPLTEAVFSVCHKDLRVDDMIAALMGRSKKSE